The Scomber scombrus chromosome 5, fScoSco1.1, whole genome shotgun sequence genome window below encodes:
- the LOC133980791 gene encoding matrix metalloproteinase-20-like → MHVMLLSCCVLVLLMPGPCFMAPTLIPEVESSPSTEPQVDLKLATEYLQQYYHLQIEPFGRMKRSGSSFTAKVKDMQIFFGINATGVLDSETLEVMRSPRCGVPDVEEYSHIQGTRWNKNVITYSIGRYTRDLPRSTVNSLIESAFSIWARASSLTFVRSNTRKADIMVEFVTYEHGDLYPFDGARGTLAHAFGPGPGVGGDTHFDDDEHWTMGGTGFNLLVVAAHEFGHALGLKHSRNPESLMYPNYKPSPSANLLSREDIANINALYSPVRSRPNHLPRLGWSSQYNPWQPGSLLPRLMQDKCAPDMTFDAVSTVGDATFYFRERYLWIKHNEQYDIKEGPITNFMPKIETRIDAAFWVPRRSTAYLIHESMFWTVKGSLVKGKPRALSHFGFPAWVQDVDAAVHIVKTGRTLFFMHDIYWSYNENRKVMDFGYPKYISVGFPGINSTINAAFHKEGFIYFFVGPQVYKYDYTQKQVVGVDKANSWLGC, encoded by the exons ATGCATGTCATGCTGCTGTCCTGCTGTGTCTTGGTCTTGCTTATGCCCGGTCCGTGTTTTATGGCGCCCACACTTATTCCGGAGGTAGAGAGCTCTCCTTCCACAGAACCACAGGTTGACTTGAAGCTGGCCACA GAATACCTTCAGCAGTACTACCACCTGCAAATAGAGCCTTTTGGGCGCATGAAGCGGAGTGGGTCCTCCTTCACTGCCAAGGTGAAAGACATGCAGATATTCTTTGGGATCAATGCAACGGGTGTCCTGGACTCAGAGACTCTGGAGGTGATGAGGAGCCCTCGCTGTGGCGTTCCAGATGTGGAGGAGTACAGCCACATCCAGGGGACACGATGGAACAAGAACGTCATCACCTACAG CATTGGCAGGTACACCAGAGATTTGCCTCGCAGCACCGTCAACTCTCTAATTGAGTCAGCTTTCAGCATTTGGGCCAGAGCCAGCAGTCTGACGTTTGTCAGGTCAAACACCCGCAAAGCTGACATTATGGTGGAGTTTGTGACCTATG AACACGGTGACTTGTATCCATTCGATGGAGCCAGAGGCACGTTGGCTCATGCTTTCGGTCCAGGACCGGGTGTCGGAGGGGACACACACTTTGATGACGATGAGCACTGGACAATGGGAGGAACAG GTTTTAATCTGCTTGTCGTAGCTGCACATGAATTCGGACATGCTTTGGGACTGAAGCACTCCAGAAACCCAGAGTCATTGATGTATCCGAACTACAAACCTTCCCCTTCAGCCAACTTATTATCCAGAGAAGATATCGCAAATATCAACGCACTTTACA GTCCAGTCAGAAGTCGTCCAAATCACTTGCCAAGGCTCGGCTGGAGCTCTCAGTATAACCCCTGGCAGCCAGGATCACTGTTGCCTCGACTCATGCAGGACAAATGTGCCCCAGATATGACCTTTGATGCAGTGTCCACTGTTGGAGATGCCACCTTCTATTTCAGAGAGAG ATATCTCTGGATTAAACATAATGAGCAGTATGACATCAAAGAAGGTCCTATCACCAACTTCATGCCCAAGATCGAAACCAGGATTGATGCAGCCTTCTGGGTACCTCGCAGATCCACTGCTTATCTCATTCATG AATCCATGTTTTGGACAGTGAAAGGCTCACTTGTGAAAGGAAAGCCCAGAGCGCTCAGCCACTTTGGATTTCCTGCATGGGTCCAGGATGTCGATGCTGCAGTGCACATCGTGAAAACAGGACGCACTCTCTTCTTTATGCATGACATTTACTGGAG ttacaatgaaaacagaaaggTAATGGATTTTGGTTACCCGAAGTACATCAGCGTAGGCTTCCCCGGAATCAACTcaacaataaatgcagcttttcATAAAGAAG GTTTCATCTACTTCTTTGTCGGACCACAAGTCTACAAGTACGACTACACCCAGAAACAAGTTGTTGGAGTTGACAAAGCAAATTCTTGGCTTGGATGTTGA
- the mmp13b gene encoding collagenase 3 produces the protein MIALLLIVLVSPAFAVPLPSTDTDKWLLAEKYLRRYYALPAGLHGGESSAGSFQTKIKEMQKFFKLKVTGSLDDNTLEVMNQARCGVPDIGEYNHFPRHLKWENNNVTFRILNYTPDLKKADVDRAIRRALNVWADVTPLTFKKLHEGIADIMISFGVKEHGDYNPFDGPNGLLAHAYPPGVGIGGDTHFDDDEEWTKDDSAYNLFIVASHELGHALGMSHSSDPGALMYPVYSYTTGFPLSEDDIEGIQALYGANPNQRKVKPRPDAPNKCDPMLSFDAVTELRGETIIFKDSFYWRLHPQIPEPEQTLIKSTWPSIPNKVDAAYEYPENDLVIIFSGIRMWALNGYSIVDGYPKYIHKLGLPKSIRKIDAAVFIPDTGKTLLFTDEEYWSYDEATRTMDKGYPKSIEEDFPGMDDEVDAAAYHYGYLYFYHEHVQYEYSYNSRKVVRIMRTNSILNC, from the exons ATGATAGCTTTGCTGCTGATAGTGCTAGTTTCTCCTGCCTTTGCTGTGCCTCTGCCATCTACCGACACAGACAAATGGCTTTTAGCAGAG AAATACCTTCGTCGGTACTATGCCCTTCCAGCTGGTCTCCACGGTGGAGAGAGTTCAGCAGGTAGCTTTCAGACCAAGATCAAGGAGATGCAGAAATTCTTCAAACTAAAG GTGACGGGGAGTCTGGATGACAATACTTTAGAAGTTATGAACCAGGCCAGATGTGGCGTCCCAGATATTGGCGAATACAATCACTTCCCCCGACATCTCAAATGGGAAAATAACAATGTCACATTCAG GATATTGAATTATACACCAGATCTGAAGAAGGCTGATGTAGATAGAGCCATCCGCAGGGCGCTGAACGTTTGGGCTGATGTCACCCCTCTGACCTTTAAGAAGCTGCATGAGGGCATTGCTGACATTATGATCAGCTTCGGAGTAAAAG AGCATGGAGACTACAACCCATTTGATGGGCCGAATGGACTGCTGGCTCATGCTTACCCACCTGGCGTCGGTATCGGAGGAGACACTCACTTTGATGATGACGAAGAGTGGACCAAAGATGACTCAG CTTACAACCTGTTTATAGTGGCATCCCATGAGCTGGGCCACGCCCTCGGTATGTCTCATTCTTCAGACCCAGGCGCCCTGATGTACCCTGTCTACTCATACACTACAGGCTTCCCGTTGTCTGAAGATGACATTGAAGGCATTCAGGCTCTCTATG GCGCAAACCCGAACCAAAGGAAAGTGAAGCCAAGGCCTGATGCACCAAACAAATGTGACCCCATGTTGAGTTTTGACGCTGTCACAGAGCTAAGAGGAGAAACCATCATCTTCAAAGACAG TTTCTACTGGCGTCTGCATCCTCAGATCCCCGAACCGGAGCAGACATTGATCAAGTCCACATGGCCGTCCATCCCGAACAAGGTGGACGCTGCGTATGAGTACCCAGAGAACGATCTGGTCATTATATTTAGtg GGATCCGAATGTGGGCTCTGAATGGATATAGCATTGTTGATGGTTACCCGAAGTACATACACAAACTTGGACTTCCCAAGAGCATAAGGAAAATCGATGCAGCTGTCTTCATCCCAGACACAGGGAAAACTCTACTCTTCACCGATGAGGAATACTGGAG CTATGATGAAGCGACACGCACCATGGATAAAGGCTACCCAAAATCCATTGAAGAAGATTTTCCTGGAATGGATGACGAGGTCGACGCTGCTGCTTATCACTACG GTTATTTGTATTTCTACCATGAACATGTGCAATACGAGTACAGTTACAATTCAAGGAAGGTCGTGCGCATCATGAGAACGAACTCCATTCTCAACTGCTGA